Proteins encoded within one genomic window of Bacteroidota bacterium:
- the bamA gene encoding outer membrane protein assembly factor BamA, whose product MIKRFLAVIALTISVFTASAQVQIGGETQSIDYGNPGTYVIGGVVITGTKYLDENVLISISGLTVGDSLEVPSERTSDAIKNLWKQGLFSDIQILVQRIQGKTIFLELKLTERPRLSSFKFNGVSKSDADKIREKIKLERDKVVTESVLASTKTAVVDFYIEKGYLNATAEVREVKDSTFANRVVLIIDVDKKNRIKIHSLEFEGNTYFSDKKLRKAMKETKVKKWYKIFTSSKFLDEKYQEDKAKVIAKYTDKGYRDAKIVSDTVFKHDEKTVDIRITIDEGKQYYFRNITWVGNIKYTSHVLDSILGIRKGDIYEGSVLDERLFMNQSGRDISSLYMDDGYLFFSVTPVEVNVENDSIDLEMRIYEGKQARINKVTVVGNVKTNDRVIMREIRTKPGELFSREKIIRTQRELAQLGYFDQEKLGVNPKPNPIDGTVDIEYTVEEKPSDQLELSGGYGSNQLVGTLGLSFNNFSARNIFNGASYSPLPSGDGQKLSLRAQTNGKYYQSYNASFTEPWLGGKKPNSLSVSIFRSIQSNGVSKGELNRQSIEITGASVGLGKRLKKPDDYFTNYIEASYQYYVLNNYGGTFLFANGYSNNLSFQESISRNSVDAPIYPRTGSTVSLTLQFTLPYSLFNDIDYRTATDAERYKFIEYHKWKFSSSWFTKLAGNLVLNTKIQYGFLGLYNRNVGASPFERFYLGGDGLSGYALDGREIIALRGYANNSVTPRNANNAQVGGTIFDKYTLELRYPLSLNPSATIYLLAFAEGGNSWLKFNEFNPFSAKRSAGMGVRIYLPVFGLLGLDWGYGFDEIPNDPGVNKGQFHFSIGQQF is encoded by the coding sequence ATGATAAAACGCTTTCTGGCAGTAATTGCCCTGACTATCTCTGTCTTTACCGCTTCGGCACAAGTACAGATCGGCGGTGAAACCCAATCGATCGACTACGGAAATCCGGGTACGTATGTAATTGGCGGTGTTGTTATCACAGGCACAAAATATCTTGATGAAAATGTTTTGATCAGTATTTCCGGATTAACAGTTGGAGATTCTCTTGAAGTTCCAAGTGAAAGAACATCTGACGCAATAAAAAATCTCTGGAAGCAAGGATTATTTTCTGACATTCAGATTCTGGTTCAGAGAATTCAGGGAAAAACAATTTTTCTTGAACTTAAATTAACTGAACGTCCAAGACTTTCTTCTTTTAAATTTAATGGTGTCAGTAAATCTGATGCAGATAAAATTCGCGAGAAAATAAAACTTGAACGCGATAAAGTCGTAACCGAAAGTGTACTGGCTTCTACAAAAACTGCTGTGGTAGATTTTTATATTGAGAAAGGATACCTTAATGCAACAGCTGAAGTACGCGAAGTAAAAGATTCAACTTTTGCAAACAGAGTTGTATTGATCATCGACGTTGATAAAAAGAACAGGATCAAGATCCATAGTCTTGAATTCGAAGGCAACACTTATTTCTCCGACAAAAAACTTCGTAAGGCTATGAAAGAAACGAAGGTGAAGAAATGGTATAAGATCTTTACTTCTTCAAAGTTCCTTGACGAAAAATATCAGGAAGATAAAGCAAAGGTTATAGCAAAGTATACCGATAAAGGATATCGTGATGCCAAGATCGTAAGCGATACAGTTTTCAAACACGATGAAAAAACAGTTGATATCCGGATCACAATTGATGAAGGGAAACAATATTATTTCCGCAATATCACATGGGTTGGAAATATCAAATACACATCTCACGTTTTAGATTCAATTCTTGGAATCAGAAAAGGTGATATTTACGAAGGAAGTGTACTTGATGAAAGGTTATTCATGAACCAGAGTGGCCGTGATATTAGTTCGCTTTATATGGACGATGGATATCTTTTCTTTTCAGTAACACCTGTTGAAGTAAATGTAGAGAATGACAGTATCGATCTTGAAATGCGCATCTATGAAGGTAAGCAGGCACGCATCAATAAAGTAACTGTTGTAGGAAATGTAAAGACAAACGATCGCGTGATCATGCGGGAGATCCGTACAAAACCGGGTGAGTTATTTTCAAGAGAGAAAATTATCCGTACACAAAGAGAACTTGCGCAATTAGGATATTTTGATCAGGAAAAACTTGGCGTTAATCCAAAACCTAATCCAATTGACGGAACTGTTGATATAGAGTATACAGTAGAAGAAAAACCTTCAGATCAATTAGAACTTTCAGGAGGTTATGGTTCTAATCAGCTTGTTGGAACGCTTGGTCTTTCATTCAACAATTTCTCTGCAAGAAATATTTTTAACGGCGCATCATATTCGCCATTGCCTTCCGGTGACGGACAAAAATTGAGTTTGCGTGCGCAAACGAATGGAAAATATTATCAATCTTATAATGCTTCTTTTACTGAGCCTTGGCTAGGTGGAAAAAAACCGAATTCATTAAGTGTTTCCATCTTCCGATCTATTCAATCGAATGGTGTTTCAAAAGGTGAATTAAATCGTCAGTCAATTGAGATCACAGGAGCTTCAGTTGGATTAGGTAAACGTCTGAAAAAACCGGATGATTATTTCACAAATTATATTGAAGCAAGTTATCAGTATTACGTATTGAACAATTATGGCGGAACATTTCTTTTCGCAAACGGTTATTCGAATAACCTGAGTTTCCAGGAATCCATTTCAAGAAACTCTGTTGATGCACCGATCTATCCGAGAACAGGTTCTACTGTATCGCTTACTCTTCAGTTTACATTGCCATATTCTTTATTCAACGACATTGATTATAGAACAGCGACAGATGCAGAGCGGTATAAATTCATTGAATATCACAAATGGAAGTTTTCTTCCAGCTGGTTTACGAAACTTGCAGGTAATCTGGTCCTGAACACAAAAATCCAATATGGCTTCTTAGGCTTATATAATCGAAATGTGGGTGCTTCGCCATTTGAGCGATTCTATCTTGGTGGTGACGGATTAAGCGGTTATGCACTGGATGGACGGGAAATTATCGCTTTAAGAGGTTATGCAAACAACTCTGTGACTCCGCGGAATGCCAACAATGCACAGGTCGGTGGCACAATCTTTGACAAATACACTTTAGAATTAAGATACCCACTTTCATTGAATCCATCAGCAACTATTTATCTCCTTGCTTTCGCAGAAGGCGGAAATTCCTGGTTAAAGTTTAATGAATTTAATCCGTTCAGCGCTAAACGTTCTGCGGGTATGGGTGTCAGAATTTATCTTCCGGTATTTGGTTTACTCGGTTTGGATTGGGGTTACGGATTTGATGAAATTCCGAATGATCCGGGTGTAAATAAAGGCCAATTCCACTTCTCAATTGGACAACAGTTTTAA
- a CDS encoding isoprenyl transferase: protein MSLKDQINTEKLPQHVAIIMDGNGRWAERHGEQRVFGHQNGVKSVRDTTEAAAELGIKFLTLYAFSTENWNRPVEEVNALMELLVHTIAQEKETLNKNNIRLLAIGDLDSLPGNCQAELAEAIKDTSKNTRMSLVLALSYSSRWEITNAMKKIAAGIKTGTISPENIDEKLISSSLTTNGIPDPELMIRTSGETRISNFLLWQLAYTELYFTEKLWPEFTKEEFYKAILDYQNRERRFGMVSAQISPTK, encoded by the coding sequence ATGAGTCTAAAAGATCAGATAAATACAGAAAAATTGCCTCAGCATGTTGCTATCATCATGGATGGTAATGGCCGTTGGGCAGAGCGCCATGGTGAACAAAGAGTTTTTGGTCATCAAAATGGTGTTAAATCTGTTCGTGATACTACAGAAGCAGCTGCAGAACTGGGTATTAAATTTTTGACACTTTATGCTTTCTCCACAGAGAACTGGAATCGTCCGGTAGAGGAAGTGAATGCATTGATGGAATTATTAGTCCATACGATAGCTCAGGAAAAAGAGACATTGAATAAAAATAACATCAGGTTATTAGCCATCGGTGATCTTGATTCACTTCCGGGAAATTGTCAGGCAGAATTAGCAGAAGCGATTAAAGACACATCTAAAAATACCAGAATGAGTCTTGTTCTTGCATTGAGTTATTCTTCACGCTGGGAGATCACCAATGCAATGAAAAAAATTGCAGCAGGTATAAAAACCGGAACAATTTCACCGGAAAACATTGATGAGAAACTTATCTCATCATCACTTACTACGAATGGAATTCCTGATCCTGAATTAATGATCAGAACCAGTGGCGAAACGCGCATCAGTAATTTTCTTTTGTGGCAGCTCGCTTATACAGAATTATATTTTACAGAAAAATTATGGCCTGAATTCACTAAAGAAGAATTTTACAAAGCCATCCTTGACTACCAAAACCGGGAAAGAAGATTCGGAATGGTAAGTGCACAAATCTCCCCCACTAAATGA
- a CDS encoding outer membrane beta-barrel protein — protein MPIRFIKYCLIAILFASFSNVKAQYNEFGIMIGASNYKGELSAHTFNTDFLHPAFGAFYRHNWDRRWSWKLELNYGKISGDDAYAKTAYEVDRNLHFESNILELSPQIEFNFLPYETGRPDYPFTPYIFTGISIFTFNPKAYFGDDLIELQPLGTEGQGINGTKKYKRTAIAIPIGGGLKFNVGRFGVGIEVEPVGRILTILMM, from the coding sequence ATGCCGATCCGATTTATAAAATATTGCCTCATTGCGATTCTATTTGCCTCATTTTCAAATGTTAAAGCGCAATACAATGAATTTGGAATAATGATCGGCGCCTCTAATTATAAAGGGGAACTTTCCGCTCATACATTCAATACCGATTTCCTACATCCCGCTTTCGGCGCTTTTTACAGGCATAACTGGGATCGCCGCTGGAGCTGGAAGCTTGAATTAAATTATGGAAAGATCTCAGGAGACGATGCCTATGCAAAGACTGCCTATGAAGTCGACAGAAATCTCCATTTTGAAAGCAATATTCTGGAACTCTCGCCTCAGATAGAGTTCAATTTTTTGCCTTACGAAACAGGACGGCCCGACTATCCATTTACACCCTATATTTTTACAGGAATCAGTATTTTCACATTTAATCCGAAAGCCTATTTTGGTGACGATCTGATCGAATTACAACCTTTAGGTACTGAAGGTCAGGGAATAAATGGAACCAAAAAGTATAAGAGGACAGCAATTGCAATTCCTATCGGAGGTGGGTTAAAATTCAATGTCGGCCGCTTTGGGGTTGGAATTGAAGTGGAGCCCGTCGGTCGTATTCTGACTATATTGATGATGTAA